In Chaetodon trifascialis isolate fChaTrf1 chromosome 2, fChaTrf1.hap1, whole genome shotgun sequence, one DNA window encodes the following:
- the rrp36 gene encoding ribosomal RNA processing protein 36 homolog: MKQRMKQRWRPEASKRKNVTVGSSDEDSDTEKNFTLLTERGRGAEEGERNHGGEEEEGFSNDGEEGSAGGDEEEEDKGESDGGKEESDGSEDEEEEPEGDADSEDSEEEEEEDEEPEDEGGSSEIQTRDDIKKELSNMSFEDIMKLQSKVGTKVYNEVAYGGNRSRASSKKRRLNKNRPMEVSAKRPAPFLRQVVSVRKPTWRDPRFDDLSGEYKPDIFDKTYKFIKDIKHREKEIIQKKLKRTKMDNQRKDKLQFLLKRMENQERATKSREQQRERELQFKRQQRERANQGTRPFFLKNSEKKKLQLAEKYEELKKSGKLENFLSKKRKRNAGKDRRKLPKQLQKKKSA; this comes from the exons ATGAAGCAGCGGATGAAGCAGCGTTGGCGGCCGGAAGcctcaaagaggaaaaatgtgacAGTCGGCAGCAGCGATGAAGACTCTGACACGGAGAAGAACTTCACCCTGCTCaccgagagaggaagaggagctgaggagggagagcggaaccatggaggagaggaagaggaaggattCAGCAACGATGGCGAAGAAGGGTCCGCTGGaggtgatgaagaagaggaagacaagggGGAATCAGATGGGGGCAAGGAAGAGTCTGATGgcagtgaagatgaagaggaggagcctGAGGGGGATGCAGACAGCGAagactctgaggaggaggaggaggaggatgaagagccAGAGGATGAGGGTGGGAGTAGTGAGATCCAGACAAGAGACGACATTAAAAAAG AACTGTCCAACATGTCCTTCGAGGACATCATGAAGCTGCAGAGCAAAGTGGGAACCAAAGTTTACAACGAGGTCGCCTATGGCGGCAACAGGAGCAGAGCGAGCAGCAAGAAGAGACGGCTGAACAAGAACAG GCCGATGGAGGTTTCAGCCAAGAGGCCGGCTCCGTTCCTCCGTCAGGTCGTCTCCGTCAGGAAGCCG ACTTGGAGAGACCCTCGATTTGACGACCTGTCCGGAGAATACAAGCCTGACATCTTTGACAAGACGTATAAATTCATCAAGGacatcaaacacagagagaaggag ataatccagaagaagctgaagaggaCGAAGATGGACAACCAGAGGAAGgacaaactgcagttcctcctGAAGAGGATG GAAAACCAGGAGCGAGCGACGAAGAGccgagagcagcagagagagagagagctgcagttcaagaggcagcagagagaacgAGCCAATCAGGGCACGCGACCGTTCTTCCTCAAGAACT ctgagaagaagaagctgcagctggctgagaaatatgaggagctgaagaagagcgGCAAACTGGAGAACTTCCTgagcaagaagaggaagaggaacgCCGGGAAGGACCGCAGGAAGCTGcccaaacagctgcagaagaagaagtctgcCTGA